In a single window of the Methanolobus psychrophilus R15 genome:
- a CDS encoding SSS sodium solute transporter superfamily, whose amino-acid sequence MAVSTPVLGIVVLVYMMIIFYLGWLGYKKTQQTEDYMVGGRKMNPYILAVSYGATFISTSAIVGFGGAAGALGMGLVWLAFMTIFVGVFLAFVVFGKRTRRIGLKLGAVTFPELLGRRYQSRFIQGFSGALIGIFMPLYAGIVLIGGARFVETTLNINYDVAVLILTVIVAAYVITGGIIAVMYTDAFQGALMFLGMALLLTLTYIKLGGVVEAHQALTNMAYLVPESLRAGGHLGWTVKIIWWAAGK is encoded by the coding sequence TCTATCTTGGATGGCTGGGCTATAAGAAAACGCAGCAGACTGAAGATTATATGGTGGGCGGCAGGAAAATGAACCCTTACATCCTGGCAGTCTCATACGGTGCCACCTTTATCAGCACATCTGCGATCGTCGGATTTGGCGGAGCTGCCGGTGCGCTTGGCATGGGTCTTGTCTGGCTTGCTTTTATGACGATCTTTGTAGGTGTATTCCTGGCTTTTGTTGTATTTGGAAAAAGAACCCGCCGCATAGGATTAAAACTCGGCGCTGTCACGTTTCCCGAACTTCTTGGAAGAAGATATCAGTCCCGTTTCATCCAGGGGTTCTCGGGAGCCCTTATTGGTATTTTCATGCCGCTCTATGCCGGAATAGTACTTATCGGAGGGGCAAGGTTCGTCGAAACCACCCTCAATATAAATTATGATGTTGCGGTTCTCATCCTCACGGTGATAGTTGCTGCCTATGTAATAACGGGAGGCATCATCGCGGTCATGTACACAGACGCATTCCAGGGTGCTCTCATGTTCCTTGGGATGGCGCTTCTTCTCACCCTTACTTATATTAAACTGGGCGGTGTTGTGGAAGCTCACCAGGCACTCACCAATATGGCTTACTTGGTACCTGAAAGCCTGCGGGCAGGAGGGCATCTTGGATGGACAGTGAAGATTATATGGTGGGCGGCAGGAAAATGA
- a CDS encoding metal-dependent hydrolase — protein MNNVRLTWLGHSCFEVRSKYRLLIDPFLDSNPAATVRSTEVEPDFIAVTHGHFDHLGDTVGIARRTGCRVACIHELSQYLRSRGVLTEGMNIGGSITLGDIALTMTDACHSSSIDESGHSFDGGRAAGFIIHAGDVCIYHAGDTGLFRDMEMIGDVYKPDVAIIPIGGRYTMDAYAAALAVGMLRPKIAIPMHYNTYERISQDPYIFAFHVKKASGTNVVILEVNDYIEM, from the coding sequence ATGAATAATGTCAGACTGACATGGCTTGGTCATTCCTGTTTTGAGGTACGCTCAAAATACAGGCTGCTGATAGATCCTTTCCTTGACAGTAATCCTGCGGCAACTGTCCGTTCCACAGAAGTGGAGCCAGACTTCATCGCAGTCACCCACGGACATTTCGATCATCTGGGTGATACTGTCGGGATAGCACGACGAACAGGATGCAGGGTGGCCTGTATCCATGAACTTTCACAGTATCTCCGGTCCAGGGGTGTCCTCACAGAAGGAATGAACATCGGTGGCTCTATAACACTGGGGGATATTGCACTTACAATGACCGATGCCTGCCATTCCTCTTCTATAGATGAGTCTGGTCATTCCTTTGATGGTGGAAGGGCTGCAGGCTTTATCATTCATGCAGGAGATGTCTGTATTTACCATGCCGGTGACACTGGGCTGTTCAGGGACATGGAGATGATAGGGGATGTGTATAAACCCGATGTTGCAATAATCCCAATTGGAGGCCGATATACAATGGATGCTTATGCTGCTGCTCTTGCAGTTGGTATGTTGCGCCCGAAAATTGCAATACCCATGCATTATAACACCTACGAGCGTATCTCCCAGGATCCCTATATTTTTGCATTCCATGTAAAAAAGGCATCAGGTACCAATGTCGTCATTCTTGAGGTAAATGACTATATAGAAATGTAG
- a CDS encoding Na+/solute symporter → MDSEDYMVGGRKMNPYILAVSYGATFISTSAIVGFGGAAGALGMGLVWLAFMTIFVGVFLAFVVFGKRTRRIGLKLGAVTFPELLGRRYQSRFIQGFSGALIGIFMPLYAGIVLIGGARFVETTLNINYDVAVLILTVIVAAYVITGGIIAVMYTDAFQGALMFLGMALLLTLTYIKLGGVVEAHQALTNMAYLVPESLRAGGHLGWTAMPELGSPIWWNLVSTLILGVGIGVLAQPQLAVRFMTVKDDKALNRAVMVGGPFILMMTGVAFTVGALSNVYFFDKLGMISVVAAGGNTDLIIPQYINSAMPDVFVVLFMLTLLAAAMSTLSAQFHTMGTAIGHDFYREFLKKGELGQTVNITRMSIAFTILVSVVLAYILPISIIATATAVFFGLCASSFLPMYIGALFWKRMTRKGAIASMLVGAFTSLFWLIFVHAKEASALGISKMLFGVDTILTGTWTVIDPIIVATPLAFLTAIVVSLMTKPDSQEHIDRCFGISTATD, encoded by the coding sequence ATGGACAGTGAAGATTATATGGTGGGCGGCAGGAAAATGAACCCTTACATCCTGGCAGTCTCATACGGTGCCACCTTTATCAGCACATCTGCGATCGTCGGATTTGGCGGAGCTGCCGGTGCGCTTGGCATGGGTCTTGTCTGGCTTGCTTTTATGACGATCTTTGTAGGTGTATTCCTGGCTTTTGTTGTATTTGGAAAAAGAACCCGCCGCATAGGATTAAAACTCGGCGCTGTCACGTTTCCCGAACTTCTTGGAAGAAGATATCAGTCCCGTTTCATCCAGGGGTTCTCGGGAGCCCTTATTGGTATTTTCATGCCGCTCTATGCCGGAATAGTACTTATCGGAGGGGCAAGGTTCGTCGAAACCACCCTCAATATAAATTATGATGTTGCGGTTCTCATCCTCACGGTGATAGTTGCTGCCTATGTAATAACGGGAGGCATCATCGCGGTCATGTACACAGACGCATTCCAGGGTGCTCTCATGTTCCTTGGGATGGCGCTTCTTCTCACCCTTACTTATATTAAACTGGGCGGTGTTGTGGAAGCTCACCAGGCACTCACCAATATGGCTTACTTGGTACCTGAAAGCCTGCGGGCAGGAGGGCATCTTGGATGGACAGCCATGCCAGAGTTAGGATCACCCATATGGTGGAACCTTGTATCCACATTGATCCTGGGTGTGGGCATCGGCGTCCTTGCCCAGCCCCAGCTTGCGGTCAGGTTCATGACAGTGAAAGATGACAAAGCCCTGAACAGGGCAGTAATGGTCGGAGGACCGTTCATCCTCATGATGACAGGAGTTGCCTTCACGGTGGGGGCACTCTCGAATGTATATTTCTTTGATAAGCTTGGGATGATATCTGTGGTAGCGGCCGGGGGAAACACAGACCTTATCATACCCCAATATATCAACAGCGCAATGCCTGATGTTTTCGTTGTCCTTTTCATGCTGACTCTGCTGGCTGCAGCAATGTCAACATTGAGCGCCCAGTTCCATACAATGGGAACTGCTATAGGACATGACTTCTACCGCGAGTTCCTTAAAAAGGGAGAACTTGGACAAACGGTCAATATCACCAGAATGTCAATAGCATTTACGATCCTGGTCAGCGTTGTGCTCGCATACATCCTGCCGATAAGTATTATTGCAACTGCTACAGCTGTTTTCTTCGGTCTTTGCGCATCCTCCTTCCTGCCCATGTACATAGGAGCCCTCTTCTGGAAACGCATGACAAGGAAAGGAGCGATAGCAAGCATGCTTGTAGGAGCTTTCACCAGCCTTTTCTGGCTTATATTCGTGCATGCAAAAGAGGCAAGTGCACTGGGTATAAGCAAAATGCTCTTTGGTGTGGACACCATCCTGACAGGTACCTGGACGGTCATTGACCCGATCATCGTAGCCACCCCACTGGCCTTCCTGACTGCGATAGTTGTCAGCCTGATGACAAAGCCGGATTCTCAGGAACACATTGATCGCTGTTTTGGGATCTCAACTGCAACCGATTAA
- a CDS encoding transposase — protein MQQKLRTYEIIPNENICFPIGTILAVEQLYDVLDFSTVFGKHKKNGFDINYLLKALVSYKLTDNFSISKAHDWINRDEVLEIFNLEEFSERTLYRILETLGNNRETIISDIQDRLFGRYDFEHTNINMDWTSIVLHGDKSPLGKYGYSRDHRPDKKQITLGIAELADPINVPIGITVEQGNLHDQKHFRKTYQQVNKRLKQGSLVVFDKGAHSTENTAMIRADDMQYLTARKLNKSDDKIIANFGNYSLEIVDSEDGIYGLKIVKPSSVNYFYFSEKLKKEQLESRARKIMRQIQEAKEIQESIDKNKKLPKKFRINNVLVDVVYSLQTKLTDIDEEEAIKLLEEHLITGREGFFCLKSSKNLTLKQALQTYRKKDSIEKIINSLKNEIEIKPLRVWSDASVYGAIIIGFIAQLFISLMRYEFNELKHKSTKFIKKSLLNLTVTVDFLKDRSKKYIYANFDAINTLILRQKWAKS, from the coding sequence ATGCAACAAAAACTAAGAACATACGAGATTATTCCTAATGAGAATATATGCTTTCCTATCGGAACTATCCTGGCTGTAGAACAACTTTATGATGTACTTGACTTTTCCACTGTTTTTGGCAAACACAAAAAGAATGGATTTGACATCAACTACCTGCTGAAAGCTCTTGTAAGCTACAAGCTTACAGATAATTTCAGCATAAGTAAAGCTCATGATTGGATCAACCGTGATGAGGTACTTGAGATCTTCAATCTTGAAGAATTCAGTGAACGAACACTTTACAGGATTCTTGAAACCCTGGGAAATAATCGTGAAACGATTATTTCCGATATCCAGGACAGATTGTTTGGCAGATACGATTTCGAACATACTAACATCAACATGGACTGGACAAGTATTGTCCTGCACGGTGATAAATCGCCATTGGGTAAATATGGTTATAGTCGTGACCATAGGCCGGATAAGAAACAGATAACTTTAGGCATAGCAGAACTTGCTGATCCTATCAATGTGCCAATTGGCATCACAGTAGAACAAGGAAATCTACATGATCAAAAGCACTTCAGGAAAACGTATCAACAGGTTAACAAGAGGTTGAAGCAGGGATCACTTGTTGTTTTCGATAAAGGAGCTCATAGTACAGAGAACACTGCCATGATAAGGGCAGATGATATGCAGTATCTGACTGCAAGAAAGCTCAATAAGAGCGATGACAAGATAATTGCAAACTTCGGGAACTATTCTCTTGAGATCGTTGATTCAGAAGATGGTATCTATGGCCTGAAAATCGTTAAACCAAGTAGTGTCAACTACTTCTACTTCTCTGAAAAGCTCAAGAAGGAGCAACTTGAATCAAGAGCCAGGAAGATCATGAGGCAGATCCAGGAAGCAAAAGAGATACAAGAATCTATTGACAAAAACAAAAAGCTGCCTAAAAAGTTCAGGATTAACAATGTCCTTGTTGATGTCGTTTATTCTCTGCAGACAAAACTGACGGATATTGATGAAGAAGAAGCTATCAAACTTCTTGAGGAACATTTGATAACAGGCAGAGAAGGATTTTTCTGTCTGAAATCGAGTAAGAATTTGACACTAAAACAGGCTCTTCAAACATACAGGAAAAAGGATTCTATCGAGAAGATCATCAATTCTCTCAAGAATGAGATTGAGATAAAACCGTTGAGAGTGTGGTCCGATGCTAGTGTTTATGGAGCTATTATTATTGGGTTCATTGCACAGTTGTTCATATCGCTGATGCGATATGAGTTCAATGAACTCAAGCATAAGTCCACAAAGTTCATCAAAAAAAGCTTATTGAATTTGACAGTTACCGTAGATTTCCTGAAAGATCGGTCGAAAAAGTACATTTACGCCAATTTTGATGCCATAAATACACTGATTTTAAGGCAAAAATGGGCAAAATCGTAG
- a CDS encoding Na+/solute symporter, which yields MAVSTPILGIAVLIYLMVIFYLGWLGYKKTQQTEDYMVGGRKMHPYVLAISYGATFISTSAIVGFGGAAGALGMGLLWLAVMNIIVGIFLAFVIFGKKTRRIGLKLGAVTFPELLGRRYQSRFIQGFSGALIGIFMPLYAGIVLIGGARFVETTLNVNYDVAVLILTVIVAAYVITGGIIAVMYTDALQGALMFLGMAFLLAFTYIKLGGVVEAHQALTNMAYLVPESLRAGGHLGWTAMPEFGSPIWWNLVSTLVLGVGIGVLAQPQLAVRFMTVKDDKALNRAVLVGGPFILMMTGVAFTVGALSNVYFFDKLGVISVVAASGNTDLIIPQYINSAMPNIFVVLFMLTLLAAAMSTMSSQFHTMGTAIGHDFYREYVKKGELGQAINVTKIAIPVTILISVVLAYILPISIIATATAIFFGLCAASFLPMYTGALFWKRMTREGAIASMLVGAFSSLFWLLFVHAKEAVPFGLSQAIFGKATLLSGTWTVVDPIIIATPLAFLTAIIVSLLTKPISQEHLEKCFDK from the coding sequence ATGGCTGTCAGTACACCAATTCTCGGTATTGCAGTACTTATTTATCTAATGGTCATTTTCTATCTTGGATGGCTGGGCTATAAGAAAACGCAGCAGACTGAAGATTATATGGTGGGCGGCAGGAAGATGCATCCATATGTCCTGGCCATCTCATATGGAGCCACCTTTATCAGCACATCTGCGATCGTCGGATTCGGTGGAGCTGCCGGTGCACTTGGCATGGGTCTTCTCTGGCTTGCTGTCATGAATATCATTGTCGGCATCTTCCTGGCTTTTGTCATATTTGGGAAAAAGACCCGCCGCATAGGATTAAAACTCGGCGCAGTCACGTTTCCTGAACTTCTTGGAAGAAGATATCAGTCCCGTTTCATCCAGGGGTTCTCGGGAGCCCTTATTGGTATTTTCATGCCGCTCTATGCCGGAATAGTACTTATCGGAGGAGCAAGGTTCGTCGAAACCACCCTCAATGTAAATTATGATGTTGCTGTTCTCATCCTCACAGTGATAGTTGCTGCCTATGTCATCACGGGAGGCATCATCGCTGTCATGTACACAGACGCACTTCAGGGCGCTCTCATGTTCCTTGGGATGGCATTCCTGCTAGCTTTCACTTATATTAAACTGGGAGGTGTTGTGGAAGCTCACCAGGCACTCACCAATATGGCTTACCTGGTACCTGAAAGCCTGCGGGCAGGAGGGCATCTTGGATGGACAGCTATGCCTGAATTCGGATCACCCATATGGTGGAATCTTGTGTCGACACTTGTACTTGGTGTAGGTATTGGAGTGCTTGCCCAGCCTCAGCTTGCGGTCAGGTTCATGACAGTGAAAGACGACAAAGCCCTGAACAGGGCAGTACTGGTCGGCGGACCCTTTATCCTTATGATGACAGGTGTGGCCTTCACGGTGGGGGCACTCTCGAATGTATATTTCTTCGATAAACTTGGGGTGATATCGGTGGTAGCCGCCAGTGGGAACACAGACCTCATAATACCCCAGTATATCAACAGCGCAATGCCCAATATTTTCGTTGTCCTTTTCATGCTGACTCTGCTGGCTGCAGCCATGTCTACGATGAGTTCACAGTTCCATACAATGGGAACTGCGATAGGACATGATTTTTACAGGGAGTACGTCAAGAAAGGGGAACTGGGACAAGCCATCAACGTCACCAAAATAGCAATACCGGTTACTATCCTTATCAGTGTTGTGCTCGCGTACATCCTGCCGATAAGCATTATTGCAACTGCAACGGCTATTTTCTTTGGCCTTTGTGCAGCCTCCTTCCTGCCGATGTATACAGGCGCCCTCTTCTGGAAACGCATGACCAGAGAAGGGGCGATAGCAAGCATGCTGGTGGGAGCTTTCAGCAGCCTTTTCTGGCTTTTGTTCGTACATGCCAAAGAGGCTGTGCCCTTTGGCCTCAGCCAGGCCATCTTTGGAAAGGCAACACTCCTGAGCGGAACATGGACAGTCGTCGATCCGATAATAATTGCCACACCTCTGGCCTTCCTGACAGCTATCATTGTCAGCCTGCTGACAAAACCAATTTCTCAGGAACATCTGGAAAAATGCTTTGATAAATAA